The DNA sequence CGCCGGAGCGGCTTGCACCGCCTCGGTGACCGGGGCGGCAGCGTCTTGGGCCAGCGCCAGGTCGGTGAGCCCGAACAGGGCCGAGCCGAGCGCCAGGATAGCGAGCAGTTTCTTCATGATGATCTCTCTGTGCCTTGTCCTCAAAGGGCGTCCTTGCCCGTTTCTCCGGTGCGGATGCGCACCACCTGTTCGAGGTCGGAGACGAAGATCTTTCCGTCGCCGATCTTGCCGGTACGGGCCGAACTTTCGATGGCCTCGATGACGCGGTCGACGATCGCGTCGTCCACCGCCGCTTCGATCTTCACCTTGGGCAGGAAGTCGACCACGTATTCCGCGCCGCGGTACAGCTCGGTGTGGCCCTTCTGACGGCCGAAGCCCTTGACTTCGGTTACCGTGATGCCCTGAACGCCGATGCCGCTCAGGGCCTCACGCACTTCATCAAGCTTGAACGGCTTGACGATGGCGGTCACCATCTTCATGGGGTAGCTCCTTGTGTTGAGGCTTTGCCTGGTACGGGACTGGTGCCCCGCGCGTCACATCGCCTTGCTGATGGTCAGGATGAAACGGGTCTTGTTGATCGGGTCGTAGTCGCTCTTCTTGGTGCCGCCCACGACGTGGCCGCCCAGCGAGAAGCCCTGGCCCAGGTCGTAGGTCACGCCGAGCTTGTAGTCGGTGTAGTCGGGCATGCCGGCGTCGTTGAGCTCGTCGGTCAGCGCCGAGTAGCCCACCGCCGCGTTGAGCGTCAGCGACTCGATCAGCGGGTAGTCGAACGTCAGGTTCAGGTAGCCGGTGCCGCGGCCGTCCTCCGCGCCGAAGTACTTGCTCGAGACGGTGTGCGAGTACTTCAGGCCGAACGGGCCCCAGCTCAGGCCGGCGTACAGCTCGGTGGTGTTCAGGTCGGTGTCGCCCGGGTAGTAGTACTGCAGCAGGCCGACGTCGTAGCCGAAACCGTCGCCGAACTCGCCCTTGTAGCCGCCGTAGAAGTCCATCTCGATGCCGGCGTCGGTGAAGCCGATGCTCGAGTTCCAGTTGCCGAGGTAGAACCCTTGGTACTCGAAGTCGAAGCCGCCCTGCACGGCCGGATCGTTGTCGGTCTGGTCCTGCCCACGGAACTTGTAGTTGCTGGTCAGGCTGAAATTGGCGCTCACCTCTTGTGCCAGCGCGGGTCCCGCGACGAAGGCCGACACCAGGGCCAGGGCTGCGAGCGGTTTCTTCTTCATGTGAACTCTCCGTGGATCTGCGTTGAGGAAAAGGAGACGGCCGCTCTTCTGCACGATCCATGCCACGGCCGGAAACCTCCGGTAACCCCGCCGCACGCACCGCGCGGCGCCCTTTGGCGCGGCCGAAGGCGCACCAAACCCGTGCAGGAACCGCCTTCGCACCGCTGCGGTGCGCAACGGCTTGCCCGGCCCCGGGTCACGCCGCCGGCGGTGCATCAACCGGGTGCATGAGCGGGCCTGCGGCGAGTGCGGCGACAATGCGCGCTGCGCACGGGCGCGCCCAGACGCCCGGTGCAACGGGACCGCACAACGACACCCGAGGGAGGAACTCGTCCATGTCGCTTGCCGTGATCCGCAGCCGCGCCCTGGCCGGGCTGCAGGCACCGGAAGTCACCGTCGAGGTGCACCTGGCCAACGGCCTGCCCAGCTTCACGCTGGTCGGGCTGGCCGACACCGAGGTCAAGGAGGCGCGCGAACGCGTGCGCGCCTCGCTGCTC is a window from the Caldimonas thermodepolymerans genome containing:
- a CDS encoding P-II family nitrogen regulator; amino-acid sequence: MKMVTAIVKPFKLDEVREALSGIGVQGITVTEVKGFGRQKGHTELYRGAEYVVDFLPKVKIEAAVDDAIVDRVIEAIESSARTGKIGDGKIFVSDLEQVVRIRTGETGKDAL
- a CDS encoding TorF family putative porin yields the protein MKKKPLAALALVSAFVAGPALAQEVSANFSLTSNYKFRGQDQTDNDPAVQGGFDFEYQGFYLGNWNSSIGFTDAGIEMDFYGGYKGEFGDGFGYDVGLLQYYYPGDTDLNTTELYAGLSWGPFGLKYSHTVSSKYFGAEDGRGTGYLNLTFDYPLIESLTLNAAVGYSALTDELNDAGMPDYTDYKLGVTYDLGQGFSLGGHVVGGTKKSDYDPINKTRFILTISKAM